TCATTGTCCACATCATTGTCGATTTGTTCTATGGAATATAATGATTGTCGATATAGTCTTACTGCATCTATTATTTTGATCGATCCTTTGTTCTTTATAAtcattgcatgattaagttgATTAAGCTATATTTCGACTTTTACTCTTGAAATTTCTTGGGTCAGATGATTATTGTTTGATTTCATGATGCACTACCAGGTAAACAACTATGCATTGACTATGCACCTGAAGCAGGCTCAGCAAAGCAACTCCATCCCGGGTCATTTCCACCCTGATGTGTTCTAGTGAACCTTGTATACGTTAATTTGACATTGTTGATGGTTGATACCTGAGCGTGCCTTCACTGCTAAAAAGGTTCTACGAATTATTTGTAGGCAGTTCAAAAGGTGTTCTGCTGTGCTGATTGGGTCTTGGCTGCGCAGAAGTTTcctattttatatggaaatggAAGAAAGTTATTGATGAAAGAAATCTAGTTACATCCGAATACATTGTTAAGGATGACTCATCTTTTCCAGTTGTTTCCTTGAATTTTGCCATATGCTAAACTCCTTACCTAGGGTCCATGCATTCTCGAGATTAGTTAAGATGCTGTTTCTGAACACCCgatgctaataaaaaaaaaaaaattgtcatgtACTATACTGTCATCTGACTTCCATCACACTATCCTGATATGATCATACACGTAAGACCTAGAGAGTGATGGTGTTCAGTCCCTCAGATTCTCACTTTCTTTGGCTGAATAATGTCATTACTATGCACCGCCGATGCAATCTTCCCTAGCTCCAGAAGTTGGCTGCCAAAAATGATAAACTTTCGTATAGAACCCAATTGGGCAAAAAGAAATTGCGTGGAAAGTACTTAATAATTATGCTGATTATATATGTGTACGTACATATATTATGTATAGAGATCGTGATGCTTTTTCGCATGAGTCATGTTTTATTCGTATAATCTTTCTAGGAAAAATAGGCAGTTATTGCATATTAACAAGTTATTTGCATCCAAAGAGTCATTTCTTTTTGTTGGTCAACTACGTAACAACTCAGAAAGACCGAACCTTGCTTATCTATTCTTAAGTTTTGGGTCTATATACTTCGACAACTTAGTACGAATACTTTGTTTCGTTTGTCGGCAAAATTAATAACGAAGACTTCAATCTAACATGCACATTCTACAAATGAGGGTGGTAATTGCAGACTACACCCCAACTGCTCAAAGAACCGAAGACTTGGGGAAGAAAAAGAGTCATATGCTTGAACTTCACATGCATGTTCTTGCTTTCTTATTTCTGTGCAGAACTTCACATACATTGACTACTGCCAGCCAGATTTCTCGGAAGTCGTACGTAAGCCAGAACTTCATCAAGTTGAGGGCGATTTGTACAGATTGGGAGGGCTAACCCTGTTTTATAGATCTTTGAAAcgaaaaaaggagaaaagaaatacTTATATTACATACTGTTTTTGGTCAAAGTATTGGGAAATTACATACTTGAAGGTCTACATAATCGTAGATGACTCTCTTCTCCATCATGTGAGGCAGCTGAAATGAACATCTTCTCAAGTAATTGATTGGAAAATGAAATTTACACCTCGTTTTCACTTCGAACTACCATAGTTAATGGGACGAGGACTGGGGTTGGAAGCAGAGATGGTGATGAATACTGTTCCAATactgttgagagagagagagagagagagagagagagagagagagagagagagagagagagagagagagagagagagagagagagagagagagagagagagagagagagagaattaggaGGCTAAGAGAAGCCTTCCTCCACCTTTCATCATCGTCTTAAACTCATCAAAATTAACCATACCATCACCATCCATGTCAACGTTTCTAATCATCTCCTTGCAATCCTCcttcttcttcccttctttTAACCCCAAAGAACACAGCACCAAACCCAGCTCCTCTACCGTAATCAAGCCATCTCTGTTTGTATCGAACACATCAAAAGCCTCCTTTAAATCCTCCTCAACTCCAACTTCACTACTTTCAACACCTTTTGCCCCATCTCCCTCATCATTCCCAGCTCTCTTCTCACTAACCATGGACTCACACAGCACGCAGaactcatcaaattcaatcaACCCATCTTCATTAGCATCCACTTTCACAACCATTTCTTCAACCTCTTTCTCTGTCACGAGGATTCTGATGTTCTTCAGCGACTCCCTCAGCTCCTGCTTCGTTATGAACCCATCACCGTTCTTGTCGAAGGTGGCGAAGATCTTCTTGAGCTCAGCCTTGTTGTGGGGACTCCTCTCTTTGTGGGAGGCTGGTGGGGAAGTGGTGGAAATCTTAGATGAAGATTTGTTTGCTGAAACAAATTGCAGCCATGCATAGAATTTCTTGGTGGGAAAACGAAAGAATATATTAACGAGGCCAGCAATAAACAGAACTGCTAAAAACAGTACGGTAATTATCGCCATTTCTGTTGCCTgatacaacaaaaaaataaaaggataaggaagtggaagaagaagaggaagagcagCAAAGGATTGGAGAAGTAGTTTCGTCTGTTTATGAGACTTTGGTGTGTTGAAAAACTTAAGGTAAAGCTCGATCGAGGATTGAAGTGGATACGCGGTGTTTGGTGGTTACTTTTTTTGCATGCCACAAAGTACAAACCGCGTGAACTATAATAACTGTATTTATTGTCAACGAAAATGTTTTGAGTGGCACTTTAGTGGCATTCGAATATTaatgattttgcatcaaacaGATCGGGCAAAAAATGACCTGTGTCAACTCTTGATGATTAATTACTAGGCATCAAtgtaaatattgaaaaaaaaaaaaaatagcccaaaattaaattaaatttgtaatGGTCAAGGAATATTATGGCTTCTAGAGTCCACCTAAAGCTTATTTCTGTCTTAATGATCATCAAGATTATGCTTTTGTAGAACACtagaaattcaaatattttagcCGTAAAATGATTATACAGATGTAAAAGGTGACAAACTAATGTGACTTGATGATCAGTATATtaaattgtaattatatttttattataaaatagatataacagatcatataaaattacattaatctgttaatatgtttttatgaaatttctttaTGTCTGTGATAGTATTTTATAATTGTTACAATCTATTAGAATTAATGGAAAAGAGTGGCATACTTTTATGAaggtaattaataaatattttgagtAAATTGCTAGGGAAATTAAGTTTCCTAATAAACACAATATCCAAATTAAAGCAAGCAAAATTAGAGAATTTGCCTTGGATTTTACGAATTGGGCTTCCCTATGACGAAGTTAAGAAAGAACAAATCAATGGTATAAGACGCGCCATGATCACAACCTCAACTGTTTCTTTACTTTTAACATATTGGAAATGCCGTGGTTGAAGCGGCATCTCAGTTTTCAGCATCGGATGGTTATAATCTTTAAGAATCTGTCTCTGTCTCACTCATTTCATGTGTGTTCTTGACATGACCTTCTAATTACGAGAAATGGACAGACTTCCTAAGGCGCCTCACGCAGTTCCAATCACTTGTCAATTAGTTAATTGCTTTGCCCGTCCGCAAGTGTCACGATCGAAatcttattataatttattttctctaaattatttctacaattttattatttaatgttgcGATCCACATTGCTTATCAGCAAGTATCAAATCGGTTCTATATGCTGCACCCATATCTGTCTAAATTGTATAAAGCATTTGAATTAGAAAATCATGggaaattttataataagatttcATACTAAGATTGCCTAAAATAGCGTGGAGATGTGCATGATGTGGATTCTAATCTTGGTTCTTATGGGTTTGGATTTTTGGGCCCATTTCAAAGAATTTAGGCCCACATCTTGAGTAGTGTAtggaattaatatataaatgagttgagCCAGTTAGCGTAGTCTAAATAATCTATTTGATTTAACTGTATTTTCATGAGTCAAGTATTTAGGCTGCGTTTGAATGTTGAATTGAGTTAAACTGAGCTGAGTTCTTTAAGAATAGTAGTAAGTTAAGATAATAGAGTGAGTTTTATAGAACCcacctaaaataaatttagatgtgtttggatgttaagatgagtttagatgtatttatagaaagttaaaaaaaattgtaagtcACACGtataaagaggtgttgagttgaaaaatgttgtgggCCCCATGTGTAAGAGATGGatttagtgatttgagagttgtgtgtttgaatgttaaattcaaattaaaattagactaaactaAGTTGATCTCAATGCACTCTAACTACCGAACAGGGCCGGCCAACACTAATGAGCCtcaactcaacttctaaaataatctAACTTGCGTTATAAATTTTTGGAACCAATTCTCACTCAGTCCACTAAAGAATTTAACCTAAttatcaagttaaataaaatccaTATTCtgccaaaataaattttttgacaGTAGCCTATTCTAAAATTACTCATTAAACCTCAAGTGGGCTTATTATACATataaatccaaataaaaatttttgaacGCAAGCTTGCCCGGATGTTACATCATTAGTATGTATCATTTGATGCAATCGGGTTCATATGCTACACCTATCTCTGTCTAAATTGTATAAAGCATTTGAGTTAGAAAATCATAAGAAATTTCAACCCCCGTGTGACTCTAGCTTAGAAAGATTTTATACTACGATTGTTTCAAAATTCACTAAAGTCGCATATCAAAATGATAAATTCTTGTCACCTATGTATAAGGAAGcacaaattatgaaaaaaaaaaaaaaggagagcaAGTGTTAAGTTTATAATGAGATCTCAAAAAAAGCAAGTGTTAAGTTTATAATGAGATCTCAAAAAAGTAAAGTCATGAAATATAGAGGTGCAACcggcaccatacggtgcggggtagccccctccccgcacCCGGCCCCGCATGGTGCGGGGGTGAGGTTTTCCCATCCGTCCCCCGCCCCGCTAGGCGGGGTGTGGAGTGGATACCCACCTCGCCCAGCTTCATTTTTACtttaaatatgaattacattttattatatttaaaaattatttctaaatctaaaagtaataaaaaaatatatttttagatccaaattgtaaatttaaattttgtaaatatgactataatataaaaattatgtagtttttaaatttgttagtgcatattttatttaagttgtaGCGTAgtagttttaaactatataatttttaaatttactaatacATACTTTGTAAataagtctaacaaattataatatatatttatatatacaaaagttgtaaaatataaagatatatttatatttatatctataaacatatatttatatttttgtatatatatataatatataggggGCGGGGCAAGGGCAGGGCCGCCCTGCCCTTGCCCATACAGGGCTGTCTTGCCCGCCCCGCCAATAAACAAGCGATAAGATAGGGTAGACCgtataatataagcataccaagATTTTGAGCTGCATtctttattattagttttgtggtatattttgcataaaaaattattgccGCTACAAAGAGATcctataaaattaaatctagaAATTGATATGACTTATTATGGTacattaaatttactttataataaaaatatttttataatctaacttATCACATTAAGTTATATTAGTttgttgatttatttttgtgaaattttttttgtggctaaaatctttctttttttgcatATCCAGATGCTCCTAGCTTTGTTTAGGGCCTAGTTAGCCCTTAGTTTTCCATAATAAATTTGGGCCGTTCGAGGGCCTGACTGTTCCAAGCAAACTCAAAAACGGAAAAAATAGTTTATGTAGTGCTCTTCATGGGCTGGATTGGGCTTCTAGCCTACGAATTATAAGTGCGATTCATAGCTTTCATGAGCATCGATTCTTCAGATTAAGCTCTGAAATCTGAATGTTTGAAGCATACTGTGAACGatgcaaaagtataaataaatatttgggcctcactaataatatttttctatttatttaagcACATGTGCCTCATAAAATGATTGTTTCTTGCATAATTGCATTGAGAATCTCATCTGATATACAAGTTTTTTAGTAATCATTCTTTCCATGTTTACTGATGTTGATTATATTTGTAGCATCAAATGACTGCtggataaatagaaaaatattgaatattgtttaattatttaatatcatataaaaaaatatatgaaatgataattaaaaaggttataaataacatttttattgaatttaaatacCCATCGAACTTTTGCATGAGTACCACGGCCGACAACATTTGTGTTGGAGATAATTAACTGCACTTTTCAGGGGTACCCACGAACATGATATCCCACAagcatttgaattttgaacaAGTTGCACCCAATGAAGAAGGTAAGCAAAAGATTCATCACCACTAAAGAATTATATCCTATTTCAGAATTCCGgattccttttgtttttgttacaGGTTGGATGGATGGCCGGCCGGAGGTTCAAAACAGAAGaagttgcatgcatgtgatgAATAATTATTAGGTTTGGGCCCATATGTTTAATAAGACTGTTGATGTGGGTCCATCTCATGTgatgttaaaaattattaattaatcttttttaaaattttctcacAAAGATGGATCCAACGGGCATACCCCACAACTGTCTTTGTGTATAcatgatttttgttgtaaatgtTTTGTAAGGGTTTTGGGGGAGGCCGGTTGAACAGGCTGTTAAGTGTCCCCATATTGAAAGTGACTTGATCGATACCGTAGAAAATTGCAGACAAAAGACAGCCCTAGCTAGGATTACTCCTTGTCACCCCCCGTCCCGTTCTGCATACATCTTTATTCCCTTTGGGAGAGGCGATCACATGCCCCCATTTACACCCATTACAATAGCTAGGATGGTCCTATCATGACCAAACTAGAGATCAATGGAGATCATCATGATCAGTTTGGCTAGCTTCCCTCATGTTTAAACGtttgtatatatacacacacacatatatatatatatatataaatatatatgtacatgatCGTCATGAAACAAGGAAAAAATCCCTACAGTTATGTCTTGCATTTTTATATTCAGGCTACtctttatcttaaattttatgaGATGTATTGAGTTACTTCAAATATTAACCACTTAAAagacataataataatatatcatttctcatagaCATTTTGcccatatactaatttatattataagttaCTTTCACTTTCCACTGTCCATGCATCTACGCGGAGTGTTGCTGATCGTGCATCTGCGAGTTTGGAATTTGGGCTTCTTTATCTTTACTTGGTTGGGAGTATTAGTGAGGGACCTTACTTGGGGTAGGGGCCTTAGGCTGCCTGGCTACACCTTGAGCTACTCCTGCGCGCTGCCATTAATTAATCCAAGTCCCTTTTCCCAGTTGTCAAGTGTCAACCCAGCGGCCTGCTTGGCCAACCCATCCCTGTTGTTTTACAAtattaatcttatatatatatatatatatatatatatatatggccccaacaaattaattaaataactaacgtATATAAGGTTTCAATTCAGCTACCATTTTTGTTAGGTGCTTCAGTACTACTATTACTTCATGATCACCTTTCTTCCTTAGATTCATCTGAAACACAAATAAAACTTACAATTTCTAAAACTTCCTGATATATGTGTACTGATTCGATCTAAAAACATTGAGATCATCGAGTAATCATGAGCTCTTGAAAAAATATACCGATAAACATTAATTAAGTAAACCCAGAAAATAACTGCATattctagctatatatatatattgaggatGTGAAGGTaaacagagagagatagagaatgATAGGGTTTTTATTGATCCGTATAAGTGCATGAAGATAAGCAGATGGTGGCTTAACTCGAACAAGATCTGGTGCGTGCGGTACTGCTATATACCGGAGGAGTAGATGTGATGCatagatgatatatatatgtatatatgatgACAAAATGATGAAAGGAGAAATTGAGAGTGCTGGAATGTTTTTGGAGGATAGCTAGATATATAAAGaggagtaatgttacatacagttatttttatgtactttctgtacattctattgatatgattggctggattaatttttttttaatatacaaccaatcatatcactgaagTATATAAagaaatctataaaaataactgtgtataaaatttttctataaagAGACGTGGGTCACTCCAATTATTACTAGCATACAACGATAAAAGAACCGTCATATCATTCCCTCTGCCTTCATTTCTTTATTGGTCCgctaatattattataagctCCCACACGCTTGCAGCCTACTTCTCTCACACCTACGTTCCTAGCTCGATCGATCgccttctctctttctttcttaatttcctcccccaaacatgcatgcatctaTAATTATTTCTCACTGTCCTTTTACTGCGATCAAGGACATGGCGAATTAAAGGAGAAGTACTGCACTTAcaaagaataataatttataaattaatataattttatttaatacaataaatttattttacaataaaactaattttataaattaatatatcaaaaaatgCTACTTATCTTCTCTTTAcgatatactaatatattatttatcatttttatttttttatttaaatatatatatgtttacacGTCAATATGTTTACACATCAATATGTCATGTGCATTTAACTAGAaggataaatataaaaaattatatattaatgtgtgGTGTAGAGGATtataattaagtaaaatttttcttatactAATTACGCATGTTatacgattaaaaaaaaattacgtatGTTACACgcttaatttattgcatgttttagaTTTCGTTGCCTCTATTATATATTTCCAACTTTCGAGTTACTTTAATTCTACAACATATACTGGGTTTTTTCAGGAGGGGTTGTTGTCGGAAAAGATGTAAATTCCGTGAGAAAATATCTTTACTAACCAAATGGTTGCGTGGGTATCTCATGACTTAAAACTAGTGATTTTAGGTATATTTTCCCGCGAGAAGTTAATCGTGAGAAAAAGCAACTTTTCCCAAGAATTTAACTGTGGCTAATGGAGGAAAGCCTCGCCTAAAATACTGAATGAGATGTCAATTTGTGGTGAGAAATACATAATTTGCCCAGGAATTGCGTTGGTGGGCAATACCAAATCTGATGGAACCGCGCGCTTTCTGGAAATAAAAAGCCGAAGCACCAGCTTCTCCCGTGAGCACATACGTACTGATGGAAGAAGGCATCTCCCATGAGCacataaagaaaattttaattcatttgtttCTGATAATTCCTACCTATGATCACTtagttttaaattaatataactatatatatagttttaaaatataattatatctatCCATATTGCACCACGTCATTGTCAATACTTAAATCGTctaatattttaagaatataattgttagaatttaattttaaaaactccATGTTAGTGTATAGAATTATTATGAAAACAGTACTAATGTATGATATGAAAAAAGTACCATATCCTTAATTGGTATTTTtcgaattatcaaacaaattaaagtattGTTTTGACAGCTCTTGTAGTTTGTCCCTCGGATCCCTCCCTTCTGTTTTTAGAACAGTGCATGCGTGAGACTTGACTTTAGAGTACTACAtcatgtataataatatatatgcatgatcaGAACCGTGGAAAAACTCTAAAAAACCATGTCCGTGCAAGTTTTGCCTTTCAATTTGTGTAAGGGGAGACACTGATTTATGTGCAAATTACACCTATCTGTTGGTTGAAATTGAAAGATCCCACAAAAGGACAACTTCTTTTCCAATTTCTTAGGCTGGCTAGAATGAAGGGCTCAATTATCAAGCCAATGCATGGCTTTATTAATTAGATGGtccaaaagagggaaaaaaaaaggtatataatttataacttccGTGGATTAATTAATTCAGTACTGCAGTACTTGACTTGGCTCCAATTTGGGTAGACATTATTCCATAGGAGTACTCCAATTAATCGGTTTAAACTAGGCCGCAAGTCCTAATTAATTATCATCATTCagtaatattgttagaatatttgtCTCTTCGCTTCAGCTGGTTTACTTCATCTGAGAGGAGAGAGGAATCTGATCACGATGTATGGAAACTCCTCGTCAAACAGGTTAATCAATGCTTCTTGGaatattttccatcattttaGGGATAGAATGAACCACTTGGATGCCTTCCAGGCTTCATCACATGAACATAGTAGCATTATCCATTCAGCTTGGGTTTTTTGCAAGCATTTTTTACAAGTTGCTGAGGCTGCGGctgtatgttatatatatatgcttttagGGTTGCTGCTTTTAAGGAGTGTGTGTACTGAGGGCTTCCAGATTGGTTGTTTGTGTTTATCGCAGAAAGGGGCATCACATGtaaatgccttttttttttttttttttaatgatatattcttatttaacaaaaaaaaaaaaaaaacgttgaaTTGATTTTACTCTCACAAAACATGTCAGCCAGAATTTAGTTAAATGGTTATGATCATCTTTGCGCTCTTCTGTATGATACATAAAGCTGAATGGCACAATTCAATGACAAAGTCGACCAGTACGGTGGTGAGCATGCAGTATGAACAGTTTAACAACAACAAAAGAGACCAAGCATTCTTCTGATTTCTACCTCTGCATGCAAACAGACTGATCGGGTCACATGGTCACTAGCAAGAGGTGAAACCATAGTAGTAAAATTATAAAGCTCAGAAACAGAACAACTTCACCTCCTTAATTTAATGCACTGATTGCCAAGTTGTGGATCAAGAGATCGatctttcttatatatatatatatatgaaagtatGACTGGGACATTCCCCATTCAAAAGCCCCACTCATGCATGTTCAGAGAGTACTTTCCCGGAGTTGGTAGTTGAAGACT
The genomic region above belongs to Carya illinoinensis cultivar Pawnee chromosome 4, C.illinoinensisPawnee_v1, whole genome shotgun sequence and contains:
- the LOC122308402 gene encoding calmodulin-like protein 3 → MAIITVLFLAVLFIAGLVNIFFRFPTKKFYAWLQFVSANKSSSKISTTSPPASHKERSPHNKAELKKIFATFDKNGDGFITKQELRESLKNIRILVTEKEVEEMVVKVDANEDGLIEFDEFCVLCESMVSEKRAGNDEGDGAKGVESSEVGVEEDLKEAFDVFDTNRDGLITVEELGLVLCSLGLKEGKKKEDCKEMIRNVDMDGDGMVNFDEFKTMMKGGGRLLLAS